In Aciduliprofundum sp. MAR08-339, a single window of DNA contains:
- a CDS encoding tetratricopeptide repeat protein, which produces MNLPLFGGKKKKESNVIRDYERTLQEAKDAMNRGDDARAEVLLRRINRWVTEDFDRIEKMSGEERRKISRILTEAGENMLLVKDHDYAIKTLEKAKILDDKNVRAWVDIGRNLLERNVQIPYAVACLKEAVKIDPNDVEAHILLGDAFRIQGQIKDAIETYRRALELDPKNEVVISKLLKIQPDDVEVLKSYADILKDKGDEEELLKVYNKLYSLTRDEKYLEAGLDIDPGNRDLLITRVRFLMEDNDLVEANRIVEQLRRDYPNDPTVEMLYEELRGVEKEEYKPIAVDELFGDLGIDETLSEISEVEEIANVETESPGEQVVEEKEEERPEINRVDEFLKYFEEDRNRARELLGQLTDEEFMELMAKEVNFDLANFILENVSLDRGNMALESMIAQEKFEYAEKMLNEILKRNFKNAKALFYKGKLMAAKGNDMGARNFLTMSVKFDPSMKEMIKNDKLLQKYAGEDWFKKLIS; this is translated from the coding sequence ATGAATTTGCCTTTATTTGGTGGTAAGAAAAAAAAGGAATCGAATGTAATTCGCGATTACGAGAGAACCTTACAGGAAGCGAAGGATGCTATGAATAGGGGAGATGATGCAAGGGCTGAGGTTCTTCTCCGGCGCATAAACAGGTGGGTGACCGAGGACTTTGACAGAATTGAGAAGATGAGTGGAGAAGAGAGGCGGAAAATATCTAGGATTCTTACAGAGGCTGGAGAAAACATGCTACTCGTGAAGGATCATGATTATGCCATAAAGACTCTTGAAAAGGCAAAGATTCTTGATGATAAGAATGTCCGGGCCTGGGTGGATATAGGCAGGAACCTTCTGGAGAGAAATGTGCAGATTCCATACGCGGTGGCTTGTTTGAAAGAGGCAGTCAAGATAGATCCAAATGATGTCGAAGCACACATTCTCCTAGGAGATGCGTTCAGGATTCAGGGACAGATAAAGGATGCCATAGAGACGTACAGAAGGGCTCTGGAGCTAGATCCAAAAAATGAAGTGGTTATTTCCAAACTTCTTAAAATACAGCCTGACGATGTTGAGGTTCTCAAGAGTTATGCTGATATTTTGAAGGATAAAGGGGATGAGGAGGAACTTTTGAAGGTTTACAACAAGCTCTACTCCCTGACTAGGGATGAGAAGTACCTGGAAGCTGGTCTCGACATAGATCCCGGTAACCGGGATTTGCTTATAACCAGGGTGCGTTTCTTGATGGAGGATAACGATCTTGTTGAGGCAAATAGAATTGTGGAACAGTTGAGAAGAGATTATCCCAATGATCCTACGGTGGAGATGCTGTACGAGGAATTGAGGGGCGTGGAGAAGGAGGAGTACAAGCCAATTGCTGTGGATGAACTGTTTGGTGACCTTGGGATCGATGAAACCCTGTCTGAGATATCTGAAGTTGAGGAAATTGCGAATGTGGAAACCGAGTCACCCGGAGAGCAGGTTGTGGAAGAAAAGGAGGAGGAAAGGCCCGAGATTAACCGTGTGGATGAATTTTTGAAGTACTTTGAGGAGGACAGGAATAGGGCAAGGGAGTTACTCGGGCAGTTAACCGATGAGGAGTTTATGGAACTGATGGCCAAGGAAGTGAATTTTGATCTGGCGAATTTCATACTGGAGAATGTGAGTCTCGATAGGGGGAACATGGCACTGGAGTCCATGATAGCTCAGGAGAAGTTTGAATACGCGGAGAAAATGTTAAATGAAATTCTGAAAAGAAATTTCAAAAATGCAAAAGCGCTCTTCTACAAGGGAAAGCTCATGGCTGCAAAGGGCAATGATATGGGTGCCAGAAATTTCTTAACCATGAGCGTTAAATTTGATCCATCCATGAAGGAAATGATAAAGAACGACAAGCTGCTGCAAAAGTACGCTGGAGAGGATTGGTTCAAAAAATTGATATCATAA
- a CDS encoding D-aminoacyl-tRNA deacylase yields MDLILTSQDDAASLNIREKLLAMDGWKKIGMFQNFPVYRNEKYYLVHLKIQKIYAENIDEHIRERLGIEFNNIIVASKHRSAAEIKSLTVHPIGNWGPARFGGREHTVVHTNPHLMTQALRILKKNNTLSEFSVSFEATHHGPYLETPTFFIEIGSNEEEWCNDKAGEILAKTILELEERKYMPALGIGGGHYVPRITDVALEYRISFGHMIPSYAVEYIDESVVKMACEKSDNCRHAYIHRKGLKSEQKKKVIGILEKLGIEVINSKNLEKL; encoded by the coding sequence ATGGATTTGATACTGACCTCGCAGGACGATGCTGCATCACTTAACATTCGAGAGAAACTTCTTGCCATGGATGGCTGGAAAAAAATAGGAATGTTCCAGAATTTCCCGGTTTACAGAAACGAAAAATATTACCTTGTACACCTAAAAATTCAGAAGATCTACGCAGAGAACATAGATGAGCACATACGAGAGAGATTGGGGATAGAGTTCAACAATATAATCGTTGCATCAAAGCATAGAAGTGCCGCTGAGATCAAGAGCCTCACCGTGCATCCAATAGGGAACTGGGGACCTGCGAGGTTTGGAGGGAGGGAGCATACCGTGGTGCATACGAATCCACATCTCATGACCCAGGCTCTGAGAATTCTGAAGAAAAATAACACTTTAAGTGAATTCTCCGTATCCTTTGAGGCGACACATCATGGGCCCTATCTTGAAACGCCCACGTTCTTTATAGAGATAGGAAGCAACGAGGAAGAGTGGTGCAACGACAAGGCTGGAGAGATCCTCGCAAAGACCATACTGGAACTTGAAGAGAGAAAATACATGCCGGCACTTGGGATAGGAGGGGGGCACTACGTTCCGCGTATCACAGATGTTGCCCTAGAATACAGAATATCATTCGGGCATATGATTCCCTCCTACGCCGTTGAATACATAGATGAGAGTGTGGTAAAAATGGCCTGTGAGAAAAGTGATAATTGCAGGCATGCGTACATACACAGAAAAGGGCTGAAAAGTGAGCAGAAGAAAAAAGTAATCGGCATTCTGGAAAAGCTTGGAATAGAGGTAATAAACTCAAAAAATTTGGAAAAATTATGA
- a CDS encoding Nre family DNA repair protein, which translates to MFGDLCVRCKGRLWCGLPKCPILESAKSIMPRLKISSDSIFGPSPPSVFVGRFGYPNVYAGPLVSENGKVFSSTRELYGRSLDEIISQTSTLLRTSRRVHVRRVDKIVETSQEIAMSQKPVDTEIWIEKFYGGANLDDFFHPTGPRVEPRRIDIVDNPSIPKRVDMVVEERLKAELAIKELYTHGYEVDYLQRLLASGILGRDRKLVPTRWSITAVDDISSKILMESIKTYSPLSDVEYYTESFMGNDFHVFLIPGIWEFEMLETWLKGAIYAYSNVVEEDYEPYEGRRSYASNITGAYYAARLAVAEHLQSRRRQAKVLVYREITPDYRLPLGVWVIREGVRHALYKKPMRFETLEYALNYAERRTHMNGWPAKSRIAYNLKHQRRIDDFL; encoded by the coding sequence GTGTTCGGAGATCTGTGCGTTAGATGCAAGGGGCGTCTTTGGTGCGGGTTGCCGAAATGCCCGATACTCGAGAGTGCAAAGAGCATAATGCCGAGACTGAAAATCAGTTCAGACTCAATTTTTGGACCCTCTCCACCCAGCGTATTTGTGGGCAGGTTTGGGTATCCAAACGTATATGCGGGGCCCCTTGTGTCCGAGAACGGCAAGGTATTCTCCTCCACTCGTGAACTCTACGGTAGGAGCCTTGATGAGATAATATCTCAAACATCCACCCTTTTGAGAACATCAAGAAGGGTCCACGTGAGAAGGGTGGATAAGATTGTGGAAACTTCACAGGAGATAGCCATGTCCCAGAAGCCCGTGGATACAGAAATCTGGATTGAAAAATTCTACGGTGGTGCCAATCTTGACGATTTTTTCCACCCCACAGGACCGAGAGTTGAGCCCAGGAGAATTGACATAGTTGATAACCCATCTATACCTAAAAGGGTGGACATGGTTGTGGAAGAGCGTCTAAAAGCAGAACTGGCAATCAAAGAACTCTACACACATGGATACGAGGTTGATTATCTGCAAAGGCTTCTGGCATCGGGTATATTGGGGAGGGATAGAAAGCTTGTACCCACCAGATGGAGCATAACTGCGGTGGACGACATATCCTCCAAAATCCTCATGGAGAGCATAAAAACGTACAGCCCATTGAGTGACGTTGAATACTACACCGAGAGCTTTATGGGCAACGATTTCCATGTATTTCTCATTCCAGGCATATGGGAATTTGAGATGCTTGAGACCTGGCTTAAGGGGGCAATTTACGCATACAGCAACGTTGTTGAGGAGGATTACGAGCCCTACGAGGGTAGAAGGAGCTATGCCTCAAACATAACCGGAGCGTATTATGCGGCAAGACTTGCAGTTGCCGAGCATCTTCAATCCAGAAGGAGACAGGCAAAGGTGCTGGTTTACAGGGAGATAACCCCGGATTACAGGCTTCCTCTTGGGGTATGGGTAATAAGGGAGGGGGTGAGACATGCATTGTACAAAAAACCGATGAGATTTGAAACTCTTGAATATGCCTTAAACTACGCGGAGAGAAGAACGCATATGAATGGATGGCCTGCAAAGAGCAGAATAGCCTACAACTTGAAGCATCAGAGAAGAATAGACGATTTCCTTTAA
- a CDS encoding preprotein translocase subunit Sec61beta, with protein MAKKNKGSGFQSAAGLIRYFEEEKTKGPKIDPKLVVYMAIIFALIVELAKVYWPA; from the coding sequence ATGGCGAAGAAGAATAAGGGCTCAGGGTTTCAATCTGCAGCAGGTTTGATTCGTTATTTTGAAGAGGAAAAGACCAAGGGTCCCAAGATAGATCCCAAACTTGTGGTTTATATGGCCATAATTTTTGCCCTGATTGTTGAACTTGCCAAGGTGTACTGGCCAGCATGA
- a CDS encoding DNA-3-methyladenine glycosylase: protein MIYILNSLDRWEKPYGIDTVVDFSSGTLDFEKLLRMDMESRIGVFRPLDKLINALLDINYPIIYLGEDEHLHPSYRFLPLPEVFFQRDARDVAIDLLGKIILRRVDGRLLMGKILETEAYYGPEDPASRAYRGMKNYNRGMWLPGGHIFVYMVHANWMFNITTDKGEAQAVLIRAVEPLMGLDYMYKRRGRKLKELCNGPGKWTQAFGIVRKMNEKPLGGEIVVVESPWRGFDIKSSHRIGVRADLGEPLRFFIPSKFVSNNKIF from the coding sequence ATGATATACATTCTGAATTCTCTGGATAGGTGGGAGAAACCCTACGGAATAGATACCGTTGTTGACTTTTCCAGTGGAACTCTGGATTTTGAGAAATTATTGCGTATGGATATGGAGTCTCGCATTGGTGTATTTCGTCCTTTAGATAAATTGATAAATGCGCTGCTTGACATAAACTACCCCATCATTTACCTTGGGGAGGATGAGCACCTTCATCCATCCTACAGATTTTTGCCTCTTCCCGAGGTTTTCTTTCAAAGAGATGCGAGGGATGTTGCCATTGATCTTCTCGGAAAGATCATTCTTCGCCGTGTAGATGGCAGGCTTCTTATGGGAAAAATTTTGGAGACGGAGGCGTATTATGGACCTGAGGATCCAGCCTCCCGGGCTTACAGGGGTATGAAGAATTACAACAGAGGAATGTGGCTTCCAGGTGGGCATATCTTTGTTTATATGGTGCATGCAAACTGGATGTTCAACATAACCACGGATAAGGGGGAGGCGCAGGCTGTGCTCATAAGGGCCGTTGAGCCTCTGATGGGGCTTGATTACATGTACAAAAGGCGTGGAAGAAAACTTAAGGAACTGTGCAACGGTCCAGGAAAATGGACCCAAGCGTTTGGGATAGTTAGAAAAATGAATGAAAAACCCCTGGGCGGGGAAATTGTGGTTGTTGAATCACCCTGGCGGGGATTTGATATCAAATCCTCACACAGAATCGGTGTGAGGGCTGATCTTGGTGAGCCCCTTCGATTTTTCATTCCCTCCAAGTTTGTATCGAATAACAAAATTTTTTAG
- a CDS encoding carboxymuconolactone decarboxylase family protein has translation MEPEKTLEEINAYLEKLAKNYPQETGAFMSFLRRTIQEKALDSKTKELIALALGIAAGCEWCIVLHTKNALEAGAKPEELIEAGYVAVLMAGGPALMHLIPLMKAIEEFKK, from the coding sequence ATGGAACCGGAAAAAACTCTGGAGGAAATAAACGCGTATCTTGAGAAGTTGGCCAAGAATTATCCTCAGGAAACTGGTGCATTCATGTCCTTTTTGCGTCGCACAATTCAGGAAAAGGCCCTGGATTCAAAGACCAAGGAACTCATAGCCCTTGCCTTAGGCATAGCGGCTGGATGCGAGTGGTGTATAGTGCTCCATACAAAGAATGCTCTTGAGGCAGGAGCAAAGCCTGAAGAGCTCATAGAAGCAGGATATGTGGCTGTTCTCATGGCCGGTGGACCTGCGTTGATGCATCTCATACCGCTGATGAAGGCCATTGAGGAGTTCAAAAAGTAA
- a CDS encoding HDIG domain-containing metalloprotein: MKIEEIFPEVNEIKDAELREKVIKVWEYAIERGGWKDFPLENIPFTLLIETERNLVEHTRMVTRMAMAVARERGDVRMDYIIAGGLLHDVAKLLEFEHRDGKVVKSEYGKRIRHPVGGAMLAEKFDLPYEIAHIIAAHSKEGEFVTRIPEAVIIHHCDFIDFHIEKGKL; this comes from the coding sequence ATGAAAATTGAAGAGATTTTTCCAGAAGTGAACGAGATAAAGGATGCGGAGCTCAGGGAGAAGGTCATAAAGGTGTGGGAGTACGCAATTGAGCGTGGAGGATGGAAGGACTTTCCATTGGAGAATATTCCATTTACACTTCTAATAGAAACAGAGAGAAACCTGGTGGAGCATACACGCATGGTGACAAGGATGGCCATGGCCGTTGCCAGAGAGCGTGGAGATGTGCGAATGGATTACATAATTGCTGGTGGGCTCCTGCACGATGTGGCTAAACTTCTTGAATTTGAGCACCGAGATGGGAAAGTCGTGAAGAGTGAGTATGGGAAGAGGATAAGGCATCCTGTGGGAGGAGCAATGCTTGCGGAGAAATTTGATTTGCCATATGAGATTGCACATATAATCGCGGCCCACTCAAAGGAGGGAGAGTTCGTAACAAGAATTCCAGAAGCTGTGATAATACATCACTGCGATTTCATAGATTTCCACATTGAAAAGGGAAAACTCTAA
- a CDS encoding alpha/beta hydrolase, whose translation MSLETFDGKLVFFKTRDDMKTAGFLMEYGKDDIVLFIHGMGGNFYKMGFLKGARELSKMGISFFSFNIRGADIVKDFRDMRGEHHTMGTAFERFEDLEKDIGAAIDFLSSLGFKRFHLIGHSTGCQKILYYAWKSGDSRVKSLIHVSPAEDYEIWKNSLGEDFEKFVEMAWEMQSKGDGDKLLIPLYEKTGEIWSASRFLSFASRENYEARMFNYEGLEIFSQVKLPMQIFLGTEDPYFPRGVEWYASKLRNAYKGRNLRIEIMPGDHSFHGYEETLFQKIEGFVRAL comes from the coding sequence ATGAGCCTTGAGACCTTTGATGGAAAACTGGTTTTTTTCAAAACGAGGGACGATATGAAAACTGCTGGATTCCTGATGGAATATGGAAAAGACGATATCGTGCTCTTCATTCACGGAATGGGCGGGAATTTCTACAAGATGGGTTTCCTCAAAGGTGCTAGAGAACTCTCCAAAATGGGTATATCATTTTTCTCCTTCAATATCCGTGGGGCGGATATCGTTAAGGATTTCAGAGATATGCGGGGGGAACATCACACCATGGGCACGGCATTTGAAAGATTTGAAGATTTGGAGAAGGATATCGGGGCAGCCATTGACTTTCTGAGTTCCCTCGGTTTCAAACGCTTCCACCTCATAGGCCACAGTACGGGCTGCCAGAAGATACTTTACTACGCATGGAAAAGCGGGGATTCAAGGGTCAAAAGCCTAATCCACGTATCCCCAGCCGAAGATTATGAAATTTGGAAAAACTCCCTTGGAGAGGATTTTGAAAAATTTGTTGAAATGGCATGGGAGATGCAATCCAAAGGTGATGGAGATAAACTGCTCATCCCCCTCTATGAGAAGACAGGAGAGATCTGGAGTGCCTCTCGCTTTCTTAGCTTTGCATCCCGTGAAAATTATGAGGCAAGGATGTTCAACTACGAGGGTCTCGAAATATTCTCGCAGGTCAAATTGCCCATGCAGATATTTCTTGGCACTGAGGATCCATATTTTCCCAGAGGTGTGGAATGGTACGCCTCAAAATTGAGGAATGCCTACAAAGGCAGGAATCTGAGAATCGAGATTATGCCCGGAGATCATAGTTTTCACGGATACGAAGAAACCCTCTTTCAAAAAATTGAGGGCTTCGTGAGAGCCCTTTAG
- a CDS encoding protein-L-isoaspartate(D-aspartate) O-methyltransferase, producing the protein MNNEAMVHTLEMHGYIKSRRVKDAFLKVDRANFVPEEHRSHAYFDDPIPIGHAQTISAPSMVAVMLELLDVFEGAKVLEVGTGSGYNACLMGCIGAEVYSIERIPELRKLAKKNMENCPCKDNVHLLLGDGSVGYEEEAPYDRIIVTCGAPDIPEPLKEQLKCGGIMVIPVGGTFFQELYVLRKERHGWRKRVWGDVAFVPLVGRYGHRWA; encoded by the coding sequence GTGAACAACGAGGCAATGGTTCATACACTGGAAATGCACGGATACATAAAGAGCAGGAGAGTGAAAGATGCATTTTTGAAAGTTGATAGAGCGAATTTTGTGCCTGAGGAGCACAGGAGCCACGCGTATTTTGACGATCCCATTCCCATAGGGCACGCTCAAACCATAAGTGCTCCCAGTATGGTGGCTGTTATGCTTGAACTTCTTGATGTGTTTGAAGGGGCAAAGGTTCTTGAAGTTGGTACAGGTTCAGGGTATAATGCCTGTCTTATGGGATGCATAGGTGCGGAGGTTTACAGCATTGAGAGAATACCCGAGTTAAGGAAGCTGGCAAAGAAAAATATGGAAAATTGCCCCTGCAAGGATAATGTGCATCTTCTGTTGGGAGATGGCTCTGTGGGTTACGAAGAGGAGGCACCCTATGACAGGATAATAGTTACCTGTGGTGCTCCTGACATTCCGGAACCACTAAAGGAGCAGTTAAAATGCGGAGGCATCATGGTTATACCCGTGGGTGGCACATTCTTTCAGGAGCTCTACGTGCTTAGAAAGGAGAGGCATGGATGGAGAAAAAGGGTTTGGGGTGATGTGGCCTTTGTGCCCCTGGTGGGAAGGTACGGGCACAGGTGGGCTTAA
- a CDS encoding HAD family hydrolase has translation MLVIFDLDGTLIDTKDEIFSVFSKAFENLGLKLDRERMERYIGLPLRELLEKLLGEYDERVEREIAKVYYSDRERKIRLFPGMEGILNGNFRRAILTSKKRKTAIYDLSYLGLLEHFPIIVGADDIEKKKPCAEGIFKIIHMADCKRRDRVFMVGDTEMDIMAAKNAKINSVAVTWGFRSEEFLERYEPDYIVHNPDELKRILEGN, from the coding sequence ATGCTCGTGATATTTGATCTTGACGGCACCCTCATAGACACCAAGGACGAGATATTTTCCGTTTTCTCAAAGGCATTTGAAAACCTAGGATTAAAACTGGATAGGGAGCGCATGGAGAGGTACATAGGACTTCCCCTTCGCGAACTACTTGAAAAATTGCTTGGTGAGTACGATGAGCGTGTTGAAAGGGAAATTGCCAAAGTTTACTATTCCGATAGGGAGAGGAAGATAAGGCTGTTTCCAGGAATGGAAGGCATCCTGAATGGAAATTTCAGAAGGGCAATACTCACCTCAAAGAAAAGAAAAACCGCAATTTACGACCTATCTTATTTAGGATTGCTTGAGCATTTTCCAATAATCGTGGGTGCAGATGACATTGAGAAAAAGAAACCCTGCGCCGAGGGGATATTCAAAATCATTCATATGGCTGACTGCAAACGCAGGGACAGGGTGTTCATGGTGGGTGATACTGAAATGGACATTATGGCCGCAAAAAATGCGAAAATTAATAGCGTGGCGGTCACATGGGGATTCAGAAGCGAGGAATTTCTTGAAAGATATGAGCCAGATTACATAGTTCATAACCCAGATGAACTTAAAAGAATTTTGGAAGGAAATTAA
- a CDS encoding SDR family NAD(P)-dependent oxidoreductase produces MKNVIVTGASRGIGRSIALELGKRGYRVLVNYNNSERDALQVVEQINSTGRGEAIAYQANVASFEETRNMIEDFTSSFGPIYGLVANAGIYIRRKIYDMGIEDWQKTMDINLNGAFYLVKAALPHMSSGSIVFVSSQLAFKGSSSSVAYSASKAGILGLMHSLALQLAPGIRVNAVAPGTIETDMISNYTPEQLNERAHEIPLGRIGRPEEVAEVVAFLISENSSYITGATIDVNGGLYMR; encoded by the coding sequence ATGAAGAATGTGATTGTCACCGGTGCTTCAAGGGGCATAGGTCGCTCCATAGCGCTTGAACTTGGAAAAAGAGGATATAGGGTGCTGGTAAATTACAACAATTCCGAGAGAGATGCTCTTCAGGTGGTTGAGCAAATAAACTCCACCGGTAGGGGTGAGGCAATCGCCTACCAGGCCAATGTTGCCTCCTTTGAAGAGACCAGAAATATGATTGAGGATTTCACATCAAGTTTTGGTCCCATCTACGGACTGGTTGCCAACGCCGGCATATACATTAGAAGAAAGATTTACGATATGGGCATTGAGGACTGGCAGAAAACAATGGACATAAATCTGAACGGTGCATTCTACCTCGTCAAGGCGGCACTTCCACACATGTCCTCTGGCTCCATTGTTTTTGTCTCATCTCAACTGGCGTTCAAGGGCTCAAGCAGCAGCGTTGCCTACAGTGCCAGCAAGGCGGGAATTCTTGGGCTCATGCACTCCCTTGCACTACAACTTGCCCCCGGGATAAGGGTGAACGCCGTGGCACCCGGCACCATAGAAACGGATATGATTTCAAATTACACCCCTGAACAGTTGAATGAAAGGGCACATGAAATTCCACTGGGACGCATTGGCAGGCCTGAGGAGGTCGCCGAGGTCGTTGCATTCCTGATCAGCGAGAATTCATCCTACATAACAGGGGCCACTATTGATGTTAATGGCGGGCTTTACATGAGATGA
- a CDS encoding CBS domain-containing protein, with product MARAMKSITVEEVMSKNPKIVSGELSVEEGARILRELSISTLLIEENKRIVGIVTDRDFVTKVVAEGLPLDTELREIMSSPVIMIPHNERLEDAAKIMTKRKIRKLPVIKGEKIVGILSENDITRISPDLIALAQEYAKIHSENSDEERTQEYLAGKCEVCGQYSLRLTMYNGMLVCPECLDSMK from the coding sequence ATGGCGAGGGCTATGAAGAGCATAACAGTTGAAGAGGTAATGTCCAAAAATCCAAAAATCGTATCTGGAGAGTTGAGCGTTGAAGAGGGGGCAAGGATACTACGTGAACTCTCCATAAGCACCCTGTTAATCGAGGAGAATAAAAGAATTGTGGGAATAGTAACGGATAGAGATTTTGTTACCAAGGTTGTGGCCGAAGGACTGCCACTAGACACAGAACTCAGGGAGATAATGAGCAGCCCCGTCATAATGATACCACATAACGAGCGTCTTGAGGATGCTGCGAAGATTATGACGAAGAGAAAGATAAGAAAATTGCCGGTCATAAAGGGGGAGAAAATAGTGGGCATACTATCAGAAAATGATATAACGCGCATATCCCCAGATCTCATAGCCCTCGCCCAAGAATACGCAAAGATACACTCCGAAAATTCCGATGAGGAAAGGACACAGGAGTATCTCGCAGGAAAATGCGAGGTGTGCGGACAGTACTCCCTGAGGCTAACCATGTACAACGGTATGCTGGTGTGTCCTGAGTGCCTTGATTCCATGAAATGA
- a CDS encoding ASCH domain-containing protein, which produces MRYLNFSEDFTEKIRKGEKRATLRLGIKDYRPGEKVIIRCGDREIGVATIMDVNFKRFREISEEDTEIDGFKSRDELRMALEKFYGKFEDEQIFTQIIFELSEVK; this is translated from the coding sequence ATGAGGTACTTGAATTTCAGCGAAGATTTCACGGAGAAAATTAGAAAAGGGGAGAAAAGGGCAACATTGAGATTGGGCATTAAGGATTACAGGCCAGGAGAGAAGGTGATCATTCGCTGCGGTGATAGGGAGATTGGAGTGGCCACCATAATGGATGTGAACTTCAAAAGGTTCAGGGAGATAAGCGAGGAGGATACGGAAATTGATGGGTTCAAAAGCAGGGATGAATTGAGGATGGCCCTTGAAAAATTCTACGGAAAATTTGAAGATGAGCAGATATTCACCCAGATCATCTTTGAGTTAAGTGAAGTAAAGTAG